Proteins encoded within one genomic window of Gasterosteus aculeatus chromosome 18, fGasAcu3.hap1.1, whole genome shotgun sequence:
- the ttbk2b gene encoding tau-tubulin kinase 2b isoform X2 — protein sequence MSGAGEHTDILSVADVVRDRWKVTRKIGGGGFGEIYEVLDQLSQATVALKVESAQQPKQVLKMEVAVLKKLQGKDHVCRFVGCGRNDRFNYVVMELQGRNLADLRRTMARGIFSISTTLRLGKQILEAIESIHSVGFLHRDIKPSNFAMGRLASTCRCCYMLDFGLARQFTNSSQEVRPPRPVAGFRGTVRYASINAHKNKEMGRHDDLWSLFYMLVEFTVGQLPWRKIKDKEQVGNLKDTYDNRLMLKHLPTEFSNFLDHVLILDYFTKPDYQLLMSVFDSAMKSHNVLENDPYDWEKCDSEDMLTITAATTTAQQLTRLTPAYLGMANASVLPGELQRENTEDVLQGERLSDADNCPPIPTPTTPGADVWEEMDRNRNHKHVQPMIRKVVSEDEHSQNQGNQSPNTGSMQSSPRRVRSETMFLERAAPLLRRMRHSQSLAFEKRLAPEPKPTIERFLEAYLGKQRPVLFQVGEKSIPERAHGQQSPCNEEHSGTATPDHEEGAASSGFVAVNLSPVPQEGDSQEWVMLELEQGGGSGPTKTAGEAPREDTPGRPAAAETDHQSSEPQDGQSSVVPSSPVLSQMSVPGTWLLGHRRLPGMLGQMPSVIMGRPQMDQSSSGAPQSPVQERSDAIPLEAPSDKSEKHPEETLKDGGRLDFAPIQSSAKAPPAHLTNDRDPESDSGLPDRSSEPNQQPQADTAGGALESTVTVSSSPPPALLRRRGSPSSPRLSRIPVRDPNNPLDSPSRDLNNMERRHRWSSPAPGSPTHSPSPSLSCDNLPCALLRDRLLSERCSRSDCVGEEPLSLSSSSGSKSKIPRPVSATFVPELLTSRFLPRPPPGKPPLRPCADNRRRLRVRASSTSDADFLASLTQLMQDRSGMLFSPPPRPRSSSSSLQRSLSSSPSRHELREVGALQGRSRSPSSFSGSPPPPPQQAHPHDRSAGPAQRGHGSRGRGLSLEGKGSGKVSR from the exons ATGAGTGGGGCTGGAGAGCACACGGACATCCTGTCAGTGGCAGACGTGGTCAGAGACAGATGGAAAGTG ACGAGGAAGATCGGAGGAGGCGGGTTCGGGGAGATCTACGAGGTTTTGGATCAGTTGAGCCAGGCCACTGTTGCCTTGAAGGTGGAGTCCGCTCAGCAGCCCAAACAGGTGCTGAAGATGGAGGTGGCTGTGCTGAAAAAGCtccagg GCAAAGACCACGTGTGTCGCTTTGTGGGCTGTGGCCGAAATGATCGGTTCAACTACGTGGTGATGGAGCTTCAG GGGAGGAACCTGGCAGACCTGCGGAGAACCATGGCCCGCGGTATCTTTTCCATTTCCACCACTTTGAGACTCGGCAAGCAGATATTAGAGGCCATCGAAAGCATCCACTCCGTAGGCTTCCTGCACCGAGACATTAAACCT TCTAACTTTGCGATGGGAAGACTGGCCAGCACCTGCAGGTGCTGCTATATGCTGGATTTCGGCTTGGCCCGTCAGTTTACCAACTCCAGCCAGGAAGTTCGTCCA CCTCGTCCCGTGGCAGGCTTCAGAGGAACTGTCCGATATGCTTCAATCAATGCTCATAAGAATAAG GAGATGGGTCGCCATGACGACTTGTGGTCCCTCTTCTACATGCTGGTTGAATTCACGGTCGGTCAGCTGCCTTGGAGGAAAATCAAAGACAAG GAACAAGTAGGGAATCTGAAAGACACATATGACAATCGACTTATGCTCAAGCACCTTCCCACAGAGTTTAGTAACTTCCTGGACCACGTCTTGATCTTGGACTACTTCACAAAGCCAGACTATCAG CTCCTGATGTCAGTGTTTGACAGCGCTATGAAGAGCCACAACGTGCTGGAGAATGACCCTTATGACTGGGAGAAATGTGATTCGGAGGATATGCTGACCATCACTGCCGCGACAACCACTGCTCAGCAGCTTACTCGCCTCACGCCGGCGTACTTAGG CATGGCCAATGCTTCAGTGCTGCCGGgcgagctgcagagggagaacacGGAGGATGTCCTGCAAGGGGAGCGCCTCAGCGATGCTGACAActgcccccccatccccacaCCGACCACCCCTGGTGCAGATGTATGGGAAGAGATGGACCGCAACCGCAACCATAAACACGTCCAGCCGATGATCAGGAAG GTGGTGAGTGAAGATGAACACAGTCAGAACCAGGGGAACCAGAGCCCCAACACCGGCTCCATGCAGAGTTCTCCTAGACGGGTGCGATCCGAGACCATGTTCCTGGAGCGGGCTGCGCCACTCCTCCGGAGGATGAGGCACAGTCAGAGCTTGGCGTTTGAAAAGAGGCTGGCGCCCGAACCCAAGCCCACCATCGAGCGCTTCCTCGAGGCCTA CTTGGGCAAACAGCGCCCTGTCCTCTTTCAAGTCGGAGAGAAGTCCATTCCTGAGAGGGCCCACGGGCAGCAGTCTCCCTGCAACGAGGAACACTCTGGCACGGCGACCCCGGACCACGAGGAGGGCGCAGCCAGCAGCGGCTTTGTGGCGGTGAACCTCAGTCCCGTTCCCCAGGAGGGGGACTCCCAGGAGTGGGtgatgctggagctggagcAAGGCGGCGGCTCCGGACCCACCAAGACTGCAGGTGAGGCCCCACGCGAGGACACGCCTGGGAGACCCGCGGCCGCTGAGACGGACCACCAGTCCTCTGAGCCACAGGACGGCCAGTCCTCAGTGGTGCCCAGCAGCCCCGTCCTGTCGCAGATGTCCGTGCCCGGCACGTGGTTACTGGGCCACAGGAGGCTGCCGGGGATGCTGGGACAAATGCCCTCTGTGATTATGGGAAGACCCCAGATGGACCAG TCTTCTAGCGGTGCCCCGCAGTCCCCCGTGCAGGAGAGGAGCGATGCGATACCGCTGGAGGCACCGTCTGATAAATCTGAAAAACACCCGGAGGAAACCTtaaaggatggagggaggttGGACTTCGCTCCAATCCAAAGCTCGGccaaagccccccccgcccatcTGACAAACGACAGAGACCCAGAGAGTGATTCCGGTCTTCCCGATCGCTCCTCAGAGCCGAATCAGCAGCCTCAAGCCGACACAGCGGGAGGCGCTCTGGAGAGCACCgtcaccgtctcctcctctccgccgcCGGCTCTGCTCAGGAGACGAGGCTCTCCGTCGTCCCCGAGATTGAGTCGGATCCCGGTGCGAGACCCAAACAACCCCCTGGACTCTCCGAGCAGGGACCTCAACAACATGGAGCGGCGCCACCGCTGGAGCAGTCCGGCCCCCGGCtcccccacccactccccctctccgtctctgtcctGTGACAACCTGCCTTGCGCTCTGCTGAGAGACCGGCTCCTCTCGGAGCGATGCTCCAGGTCTGACTGTGTGGGAGAAgagcctctctctctgtcctcctcgtcGGGTAGTAAAAGTAAGATCCCCCGCCCCGTGAGCGCCACCTTTGTACCCGAGCTACTCACCAGCAGGTTTCTGCCTCGGCCGCCACCTGGGAAGCCACCCCTGCGCCCATGTGCGGACAACAG ACGGCGGTTAAGGGTGCGTGCCAGCAGCACCAGCGATGCAGACTTCCTGGCCAGTCTGACCCAGCTGATGCAGGACCGAAGCGGGATGCTCTTcagccctcctcctcgcccccgaagctcctcttcctccctgcagcgCTCACTCAGCTCCTCCCCGTCCCGCCATGAGCTCAGGGAGGTCGGCGCTCTGCAGGGACGCAGCCGCTCTCCGTCTAGCTTCTCCgggtcccctcctcctcctccccagcagGCCCACCCGCACGACAGGTCGGCAGGGCCGGCTCAGCGGGGCCACGGCTCCAGGGGAAGGGGTCTGAGCCTCGAGGGGAAAGGCTCCGGCAAAGTGAGTCGATGA
- the ttbk2b gene encoding tau-tubulin kinase 2b isoform X1 has product MSGAGEHTDILSVADVVRDRWKVTRKIGGGGFGEIYEVLDQLSQATVALKVESAQQPKQVLKMEVAVLKKLQGKDHVCRFVGCGRNDRFNYVVMELQGRNLADLRRTMARGIFSISTTLRLGKQILEAIESIHSVGFLHRDIKPSNFAMGRLASTCRCCYMLDFGLARQFTNSSQEVRPPRPVAGFRGTVRYASINAHKNKEMGRHDDLWSLFYMLVEFTVGQLPWRKIKDKEQVGNLKDTYDNRLMLKHLPTEFSNFLDHVLILDYFTKPDYQLLMSVFDSAMKSHNVLENDPYDWEKCDSEDMLTITAATTTAQQLTRLTPAYLGMANASVLPGELQRENTEDVLQGERLSDADNCPPIPTPTTPGADVWEEMDRNRNHKHVQPMIRKVVSEDEHSQNQGNQSPNTGSMQSSPRRVRSETMFLERAAPLLRRMRHSQSLAFEKRLAPEPKPTIERFLEAYLGKQRPVLFQVGEKSIPERAHGQQSPCNEEHSGTATPDHEEGAASSGFVAVNLSPVPQEGDSQEWVMLELEQGGGSGPTKTAGEAPREDTPGRPAAAETDHQSSEPQDGQSSVVPSSPVLSQMSVPGTWLLGHRRLPGMLGQMPSVIMGRPQMDQSSSGAPQSPVQERSDAIPLEAPSDKSEKHPEETLKDGGRLDFAPIQSSAKAPPAHLTNDRDPESDSGLPDRSSEPNQQPQADTAGGALESTVTVSSSPPPALLRRRGSPSSPRLSRIPVRDPNNPLDSPSRDLNNMERRHRWSSPAPGSPTHSPSPSLSCDNLPCALLRDRLLSERCSRSDCVGEEPLSLSSSSGSKSKIPRPVSATFVPELLTSRFLPRPPPGKPPLRPCADNRRRRLRVRASSTSDADFLASLTQLMQDRSGMLFSPPPRPRSSSSSLQRSLSSSPSRHELREVGALQGRSRSPSSFSGSPPPPPQQAHPHDRSAGPAQRGHGSRGRGLSLEGKGSGKVSR; this is encoded by the exons ATGAGTGGGGCTGGAGAGCACACGGACATCCTGTCAGTGGCAGACGTGGTCAGAGACAGATGGAAAGTG ACGAGGAAGATCGGAGGAGGCGGGTTCGGGGAGATCTACGAGGTTTTGGATCAGTTGAGCCAGGCCACTGTTGCCTTGAAGGTGGAGTCCGCTCAGCAGCCCAAACAGGTGCTGAAGATGGAGGTGGCTGTGCTGAAAAAGCtccagg GCAAAGACCACGTGTGTCGCTTTGTGGGCTGTGGCCGAAATGATCGGTTCAACTACGTGGTGATGGAGCTTCAG GGGAGGAACCTGGCAGACCTGCGGAGAACCATGGCCCGCGGTATCTTTTCCATTTCCACCACTTTGAGACTCGGCAAGCAGATATTAGAGGCCATCGAAAGCATCCACTCCGTAGGCTTCCTGCACCGAGACATTAAACCT TCTAACTTTGCGATGGGAAGACTGGCCAGCACCTGCAGGTGCTGCTATATGCTGGATTTCGGCTTGGCCCGTCAGTTTACCAACTCCAGCCAGGAAGTTCGTCCA CCTCGTCCCGTGGCAGGCTTCAGAGGAACTGTCCGATATGCTTCAATCAATGCTCATAAGAATAAG GAGATGGGTCGCCATGACGACTTGTGGTCCCTCTTCTACATGCTGGTTGAATTCACGGTCGGTCAGCTGCCTTGGAGGAAAATCAAAGACAAG GAACAAGTAGGGAATCTGAAAGACACATATGACAATCGACTTATGCTCAAGCACCTTCCCACAGAGTTTAGTAACTTCCTGGACCACGTCTTGATCTTGGACTACTTCACAAAGCCAGACTATCAG CTCCTGATGTCAGTGTTTGACAGCGCTATGAAGAGCCACAACGTGCTGGAGAATGACCCTTATGACTGGGAGAAATGTGATTCGGAGGATATGCTGACCATCACTGCCGCGACAACCACTGCTCAGCAGCTTACTCGCCTCACGCCGGCGTACTTAGG CATGGCCAATGCTTCAGTGCTGCCGGgcgagctgcagagggagaacacGGAGGATGTCCTGCAAGGGGAGCGCCTCAGCGATGCTGACAActgcccccccatccccacaCCGACCACCCCTGGTGCAGATGTATGGGAAGAGATGGACCGCAACCGCAACCATAAACACGTCCAGCCGATGATCAGGAAG GTGGTGAGTGAAGATGAACACAGTCAGAACCAGGGGAACCAGAGCCCCAACACCGGCTCCATGCAGAGTTCTCCTAGACGGGTGCGATCCGAGACCATGTTCCTGGAGCGGGCTGCGCCACTCCTCCGGAGGATGAGGCACAGTCAGAGCTTGGCGTTTGAAAAGAGGCTGGCGCCCGAACCCAAGCCCACCATCGAGCGCTTCCTCGAGGCCTA CTTGGGCAAACAGCGCCCTGTCCTCTTTCAAGTCGGAGAGAAGTCCATTCCTGAGAGGGCCCACGGGCAGCAGTCTCCCTGCAACGAGGAACACTCTGGCACGGCGACCCCGGACCACGAGGAGGGCGCAGCCAGCAGCGGCTTTGTGGCGGTGAACCTCAGTCCCGTTCCCCAGGAGGGGGACTCCCAGGAGTGGGtgatgctggagctggagcAAGGCGGCGGCTCCGGACCCACCAAGACTGCAGGTGAGGCCCCACGCGAGGACACGCCTGGGAGACCCGCGGCCGCTGAGACGGACCACCAGTCCTCTGAGCCACAGGACGGCCAGTCCTCAGTGGTGCCCAGCAGCCCCGTCCTGTCGCAGATGTCCGTGCCCGGCACGTGGTTACTGGGCCACAGGAGGCTGCCGGGGATGCTGGGACAAATGCCCTCTGTGATTATGGGAAGACCCCAGATGGACCAG TCTTCTAGCGGTGCCCCGCAGTCCCCCGTGCAGGAGAGGAGCGATGCGATACCGCTGGAGGCACCGTCTGATAAATCTGAAAAACACCCGGAGGAAACCTtaaaggatggagggaggttGGACTTCGCTCCAATCCAAAGCTCGGccaaagccccccccgcccatcTGACAAACGACAGAGACCCAGAGAGTGATTCCGGTCTTCCCGATCGCTCCTCAGAGCCGAATCAGCAGCCTCAAGCCGACACAGCGGGAGGCGCTCTGGAGAGCACCgtcaccgtctcctcctctccgccgcCGGCTCTGCTCAGGAGACGAGGCTCTCCGTCGTCCCCGAGATTGAGTCGGATCCCGGTGCGAGACCCAAACAACCCCCTGGACTCTCCGAGCAGGGACCTCAACAACATGGAGCGGCGCCACCGCTGGAGCAGTCCGGCCCCCGGCtcccccacccactccccctctccgtctctgtcctGTGACAACCTGCCTTGCGCTCTGCTGAGAGACCGGCTCCTCTCGGAGCGATGCTCCAGGTCTGACTGTGTGGGAGAAgagcctctctctctgtcctcctcgtcGGGTAGTAAAAGTAAGATCCCCCGCCCCGTGAGCGCCACCTTTGTACCCGAGCTACTCACCAGCAGGTTTCTGCCTCGGCCGCCACCTGGGAAGCCACCCCTGCGCCCATGTGCGGACAACAG AAGACGGCGGTTAAGGGTGCGTGCCAGCAGCACCAGCGATGCAGACTTCCTGGCCAGTCTGACCCAGCTGATGCAGGACCGAAGCGGGATGCTCTTcagccctcctcctcgcccccgaagctcctcttcctccctgcagcgCTCACTCAGCTCCTCCCCGTCCCGCCATGAGCTCAGGGAGGTCGGCGCTCTGCAGGGACGCAGCCGCTCTCCGTCTAGCTTCTCCgggtcccctcctcctcctccccagcagGCCCACCCGCACGACAGGTCGGCAGGGCCGGCTCAGCGGGGCCACGGCTCCAGGGGAAGGGGTCTGAGCCTCGAGGGGAAAGGCTCCGGCAAAGTGAGTCGATGA
- the churc1 gene encoding protein Churchill, whose translation MCNGCVQKEYPDRGNTCLENGSYLMNYLCCASCHQRDFVLISNKATEDEDGEEIVTYDHVCKNCDHVVARHEYTFSVVDEYQEYTMLCMLCGKAEDSISVLPDDPRQSAPLF comes from the exons ATGTGTAACGGCTGTGTGCAAAAAGAATACCCGGACCGG GGGAACACCTGTCTGGAGAACGGCTCTTACCTGATGAACTACCTGTGCTGCGCGAGCTGCCATCAGAGGGACTTTGTGCTCATCAGCAACAAAGCCACCGAGgatgaggacggagaggagatCGTCACATATGACC ATGTTTGCAAGAACTGTGACCATGTTGTGGCCAGGCATGAATATACTTTCTCCGTTGTTGATGAATACCAG GAGTACACTATGCTCTGCATGCTGTGTGGAAAGGCGGAGGACTCAATCAGCGTGTTGCCAGATGACCCCAGACAGTCTGCACCTCTCTTCTAG